ATTGAGAGTGGTAGTTTTGAAACCTTGGTAAAGTTGGTTAATGAGGGGTTGGGGATGACACTGCTCCCCTATTTGCATACGCTTGATATGAATGAAAAATCGAAAGAGAAACTACGCTATTTTAAAGACCCTAAGCCATCACGTGAGGTAAGTTTAATTTACTCTAAAAAGGATTTAAAACTGCATATGATAGAAGCTTTACGAAATAGTATTACAGGTGTAATAAAGGGTGCAATTGCTTTTCAGGATGTAGCAATTACAAGCCCTTTAGAGCGAACTAAAAAAAGGGGATAAGGGGATAAATAGAAAAAGAAGCCCTTTAGGCTTCTTTTTATTATTGTTCAACATATGCCAGACAGGCTTTTAATTCAGGCTTTTCTGTGATAAAAGTTTGAAGCCAGTCTATCAGTTGTTCGATTTCATACGGCAGCAACGTTTTTACTGCTTTTTCAACTTCTTTACAAAACAATTTTTGGTCAAAACTTACACTTACCAGTATTTGTTTTGTATAGCTAATCATACTTCTAGGCATAATTCTTTTACAAATTATAAATTGGTTATTCGGTTATAAGAACGTTAGCAAATATACCAATTTTTTAAACACGATAGCACGAAAAATTCAACATTTAACGGTTGACTGTTTTCAATTTAATATTTTTTTAACAAGTAATTATAACTTTACTGCGCGTAACATTTCTCGTTTTCCAGGTGGTCCAGGTAATTTTTCGGTTGTAAAACCTGCCTCTTCCATAGCTTTTTTAATACTTGTTCGGCAAGCGTAAGTAACTAGTATTCCGCCACTTTTAAGTGCAGTAAACATTTTTTTAAAAATAGCAGTACTCCATAATTCAGGTTGGGCATGATACCCAAAAGCATCAAAATAAATTAGGTCGTAACTGTTAACACTAACTACATCTTCAAAGCGTTGTTGTTGTTTGCATAACGTAAATATAGCACTTACGTTAACTTCCTGCTCCCATTTACAATTGTGCAATTGCTCAAAAGCGGCACGTTCATGCTCAGCATTGAGTTCTGTAATGTAGTTAAGCTGTAAAATTTCGTTTTTAGGTATAGGATAAGCCTCTATTCCCGTATACTTTATTTGCTGATTGTTTTTTTTAGATTCTAAGTACGTTATAAAAGCATTGAGCCCCGTACCAAAACCTATCTCTAAAATAGCAACAGGCTCGCTTTCGGTTAAAGCGAGCCCATTTTTTATAAATACATGATATGCTTCTTGTATTGCACCAAACCTAGAGTGATAGGTTTCCTTAATTTCGGGTAAGTATATGGTAACCGAACCGTCGGAAGTGGTTATAATCTCTCTTTTCACTATTTAATGTACAATTTTTTAATTCGTGGTATTGGTCCACCGCATTTTTGTTCGTGGCACCGTACACAGGCAGAAATTGCGTCGTTAAAATGTGCTTTAGCGTTTACCGAATCTTTATAAATAAGTTCCTGAGCTTTTAAAAACGTAGCAGCCTGATCTTTAAAAAAGGCATCATTATCCGTTTCATCTGTCATTACAGATTCGTGTATTTTTAAAAAATGATTCGGAAAGTTGCCTATGGTATCACCATCAACAATACGTTGTTTCAACCGTTCGTTATCAACATACATTTGCTCCATTAAAAGTGCCATTTCAGACATTTCGTACATCTCAAATTCCTTTTGTGGAACGGTATCTATTACTTTAGCGGCGGTTGTTTGCTCAGTAGTGCTATCGTTGTTGTTACCACAGCTATATAATAGTACTACTACAGATGTTACCAATAATAAGGTTTTCTTCATTTATTTAGCAATTAAAACTCCATCTGCCATAAAGCCATAAGTAACTTCTGGTTCAGTAATTTGGTCTATTTCCTCTTGCGATTTCCCACCATCTTTAGCGTAATGCTTCAATTCAGCAACCGATATTTCGCTAACAAATGCTTTACCGTTTACTACGGCTTCTTGCTCGCCTGCATTTAAAGGTACAAAAAAGGCATAATCTTTAAATTTAACGAAAGATTCTTTTTCGTCATCCAGTTTCATAGACATCCAGCAACCTTTCTTTTGACACACTTCTTTTATAGACGATTTAAATTTAACATCTATCGTATCGCCAGGTTTAAGGCTCATATATTTTTTTAGCATTTCTGCTTTATCAAGTGCATTATCTGCTACTATTTCATCACCAAAATTCTCATATGTTGCTGTGTTATCTACTTCAGTAATTTCGGCTACAGTTTCAGCATCTTCAACCTTATTCTCTTTATTGCCTTGGCAACTCATCATTACTACAGCTACAGCTGTAAGCATTACTATTCTTTTCATGTTTAAATCTTTTTAATTTGTTGCAACAAATTTATGCAAAAAGTACAAATATAACGTCAGTTATGTAGGGGTATTGTAAACAATATATAATGTTTAGGGTAATACAGGCATCTTAAAATCGCGCTAAAAAAGCTCACAAAGCCGCTTTTTTTTGTAAATTTGCACGCAATATAAATTTTTCATCTCCACCACAAACCTAACCTTGTAATGAGCAATAACGCTAACGATAATATCATTATTAAAAAATCTGAAACCTCTAAAATTGACTCTGTAGATTTCGAGAATCTTAGTTTTGGAAACGTTTTTACCGATCATATGCTAATTTGCGATTATAAACAAGGGATTTGGGAAAAGCCTGTTATACAACCGTATGAGCCTTTTCTTATCGATCCGTCGGCGAAGGTTTTCCATTACGGGCAGGCTATTTTTGAGGGCATGAAAGCCTATAAAGATGGTAATGATGATGTATGGCTTTTTAGGCCTGACCAAAATTACGAGCGTTTTAATAAATCGGCAAAAAGACTTGCCATGCCCGAAGTGCCTGAAGCTGTTTTTATGGAGGGCATGAAAAAGTTGATTGAATTAGACAAACAGTGGGTTAAAAACGAGGTGGGAAGCTCGTTATACATACGTCCGTTTATGATTGCTACAGGACCTGGTGTTGTTGCTGCTCCTGCACAATTTTATCGTTTTATGATTATATTATCGCCTGCAAAAGCGTATTACTCTGGTGAAGTTAAAGTAATTGTTGCAGAGCATTATAGCAGAGCTGCTAATGGTGGTATTGGTGCTGCAAAAGCAGCAGGTAATTACTCGGCACAATTTTATCCTACCAAGTTAGCTAACGAAATGGGGTACCAACAAATTATCTGGACGGATGATGCTACGCACACTCGATTGGAAGAAGCGGGTACTATGAACGTATTTTTTAGAATAAACGATACGTTATATACTGCTCCTACTAGCGAGAGAATATTGGATGGTGTTACCAGAAAAAGCCTTATAGCCATTGCAGAACGCGAGAACATTAAAGTAGATGTACGCCCTATATTGGTTGAAGAACTTATTGCAGCAGCCGAAAACGGTACGCTACAAGAAATATTTGGTTCGGGTACTGCTGCCGTAGTCAACCCTATTGTAGGTTTTAGTTACAAAGAGAAGTATTACGAGCTACCAAAACAAGAAAACAGCTTGGCACTACAGCTTAAAGCAATGCTAAACAACATACAATACAAACTAGCTGAAGATACTTTTGGCTGGACAGTAAAAATATAATGTACATAACAGGTACGCATAAAAAAAGCGACAGTAATTTTATTACTGCCGCTTTTTTTATTACTCGTTTAGTATAGTTGCAAAATCAGGCTTAAAATAATTTGGTCCTTTCATTACTTTACCATCTTCACGGTATATGGGTTTACCATCAGCACCTAATTTGCTCATATTACTGCGTTGTATCTCATCAAATACAGCCTCTATTTTATGTTGCAGTCCATGCTCCAATATTGTGCCGCAAAGTATGTACAACATATCGCCAAGTGCATCGGCAATTTCAGTAATATCATCATTTTCTACCGCTTCTAAATACTCCTCATTTTCTTCTTTCATAAGGTTATAACGGAGCGTATTAACATTATCGGATAACGAGCCTTTTGGAACGTTGCTAACCCCTAGTCCAAAAGCATTGTGGAATGTTTTAACTGCTTCAAGTTGTTTTTTCATACATCTATATATTTAATGGCTTAAAAATACCCCAAAATAAAAGTTGTTGTTGTAATTTTGTAAAAAAGATATCAATATGTTTACAACAGGTCAGTTATGGTTTGCAGGTTTTTTTGTAGTTGTTTTTGTTGCTGCCATGATTTACGTATACCGTAAGGATATAAACTTGCATAAAAAATACTACAAAGGTGCCTACAAAGTATTACTTGCTTTTTTAGGCTTTATTGTACTTTTATTTTTCATTAAAATTTATTTAAAAGAGTAATCTTTTTTTACTATTTATAAAAAATCCCCATATATGGGGATTTTTTATAAATAGTAAAAACTGATATTTGCTTTCTAAATCTTAAAATACATAATTATCATGAAAACTTACAATTGTTTTGGTTACCACCACCCAAATCACACAGCTAATTTAGAAATTTCAATACCTAATGGTAATTACGATTACGAGCTTTGTAACGTATCTACCAATGGCTGGAACGGACTGGTAGTTAATTTGATGCTGAGAAACAACGACCCTGGACATGGGCTGCAAAATCCGAATATGGATTTTGAAACAGTACAAATTGATTTATCTAAAGTAGATAAGATAGGTGCTGAAAACGTAAATGATTTTGATTATACAAAACCTATTATTGTATTTACACACCATACTAAAGATACCAATGCCTACGCCAGTCATAATGAGTATTGCTATACAGAGCTTAAAAACAGAAACGTGCTAGATGCTTCGATATTAGAAGGTATATGCAATAGTGTTGCCGGACCTGCAAAATCGGGGTATGGCACGCTTAAAAAAATCTAAATGAGGTATATTGTTCATAACATAGTCGTGCTAATGCTTTTAGCATTTAGCACGGCTTTTTCTCAAAATTCCGACCAACTCCTTAAATTACAAGAAAAACTATATTCTGGCAATTACGAAGAATTCCAATCAGCATCAAAAAAAATAGATAGTACTTCGTTATCAACTCAAGATAAAGCATTATACTATTATTTAAATGCCAGAGCTTTAGAACTTAACAATGAGGAGGGAAAGGCGTACGAATACTTGAGAGCTTCTAGGAAACTATACCTGTCTATAGATAGTGTGAGCAAGGCAATGGATATTAACCTTGATATCGCCTACTTACTGCAAGCCCAAGAGGGGAATACAATACCATACAAGTTTTACATTGAAGAGTATCTTAGTTATGCAGAAAAAATACAGGATACGCTAAAAATGGTTAAAGGGTATGGTAATATGGCAATGTGCCATGCCGCTAACAACAACTACGATATTAGCATTGATTATTATAAAAAAGGACTGAACCTTTTGGATTATACGGATTTTAAAACCGTAAAATCTTCTTTTTATAATAATCTTGCCAACCTGTATAACGAAAAATTAAACCAGCCCGATGCTGGAATTTATTATCTTAAAAAAGACATAGAGATATTAAAAGAAATTAATGCACCTGCCGAAGATTACTTCCACAACTATGTAAACTTAGCATCGTCATATCGGCATAAAAAAGACTTTATTACTGCAAACAAATACTTGCGTTTAGCAGATAGTTTACCATTACAAAACTATGAGATAAAATCGAAGCTAATTATATACGATAATTTCCAAGAAAATTATGCCGAATTAAGTAATTATAAAGAAGCATACAAGTATTTGTTACTAACCCGAAAATATACCAATAGTATAAATACTACCGAGCAAAATATTGCAATAAACGACATACATACTAAATATAAAACAAAGGAAAAAGAGCTTGAAAACGAAATTTTGAAACAAGATGCCAAAACAAGTAAAATTTTCCTTTATATTATTGTTGGTGTGTTGGTGGTAGCACTTGTAATTGGTTTTCTTATTATTAAAAATGCACGTAGGAAAGAAAAAATTTCGCATCAAGAAAAACTTATTGAAAAACAAAAGCTGGAAAAAGCATTAAAAGATTATGAGTTAAGCACTATAGATGTAATGCTTGAAGGACAGGAGAAGGAACGACAACGTATTGCTAACGAACTTCATGATAATCTTGGCAGTATGCTGGCAACATTAAAAATAAACTTCGAGAATCTTAAATTGAGAAAAACTGAAGCTAAAGATGTTGAGGATAAACTTTATAAAAAAACTGACGACCTTATTGAGGAGGCATACCAAAAGGTACGACGCTTGGCACACGCTAAAAATGCAGGTGTATTTGCACGCGAGGGGCTTATACCTAACGTAAAAAAACTAACTGAAAAAATATCGATTCCTAAAAAAATAAAATTCGATTTTATTGCCTATGGTTTTGATGAAAGGCTTGATAATAGCTTAGAAATTGCTATATTTAGAATTGTTCAGGAACTGGCAACCAATATAATAAAGCACGCACAAGCTACAGAAGCATCGATACAATTAACACAGCATGATGATGTAATAAACATTATTATAGAAGATAACGGTGTTGGTTTTGATGCTGATAACGTAAATTCTGTAGACGGAATGGGTATTGCATCCATACGGAAAAAAACAGAGCAACTTGGTGGTAGTTTCACTATAGATTCTACTACTGGAAAAGGTACAACCATACTAATAGATTTACCGATATGATAAACCTTATAATAGCTGAAGACCATCAATCATTAATAGATGGGATTAAAGTATTTTTAGAATACGAAGAGGATATTTGTGTTGTAGGCGAAGCCAACGACGGCGAAAGGTTATTAGAGCTAGTGTACAGTAAAAAACCAGATGTAGTACTTACTGATATACGTATGCCTAAAATAGATGGCATTACCGCTACAAGACTCATAAAAAAAAGACTACCCTCGTGCCATGTGGTAGCTTTTAGTATGTTTGAGCAAGATGAAGCCGTATTGCAAATGGAAGAGGCAGGCGCATCGGGCTACGTAACTAAAAATGCAGCATTAACAACAGTAGCAACTGTTATTAGAGGCGTAATGAATGGCAAAACATTTTTTGACCCCTCTATAAAAAGGCAAGAGGATAAACAAACCAGTAAAAAAGCTACTTTAAGCAAAAGAGAAATTGAAATTATGAAACTGGTAGGACAAGGAAAAACATCGCAAGAAATTGCCGATTTGCTTTTTATTGGCAAAACCACAGTTGATACCCACCGAAAAAACATCCTGAAAAAATTGAATTTACAAGGCAAAAGCGAGTTGCTACGCTACGCTATGGAATGCAAATACGATTTTTAAACCACACTTATATAAGTAAAGAAAAATACCCACTAATGGGTATTTTTTAGCATCGGTAATCTACCGACTTTTGTAAAAGAAAGTTAAATGCTTACCGCTACTATGGCATCCATCCAGCCTAAAACAATTCTTCTTTCAATTATGTAGTTTCTTAGTTAATTTATTTTTGAGTAGTTGGTTTAGCTAAAAAATATCCCTTACAGGGATATTTTTTTTAGTATTAACTGTACAAAAAAATTCTATTGGCATGTAATTTGTAAGAAACCAGAGTTAAGGTGTTAAAATATTTAATACCTTTAAATTATTAATCAACAAAATATTTATTATGAAATCAGGATCTTTGTACCTATCGTTATTATTTGCTTTATCGCTCACACTAACCAACTGCTCTACACGTAAAGTGCAACGTGTTAACGAAAATATGGTAACTGACCTTAGCGGACGTTGGAATGAAACCGATTCGAGACTTACAGCCGAAGAAATTACCGCCGAACTTATGGAACATGCTTGGTACAGCACATACGCATCTGAAAATAGCGGAAAAAAGCCAGTGCTTATTGTGGGGATGATTACCAACAAATCGCATGAGCATATTGCTATAGAAACATTCTCTAAAGACATTGAAAAAGCAATTATTAACTCGGGTAGAATGAAACTAGTACAAGCAGGTAATATGCGCGAAGAAATAAGAGCAGAGCGTGCCGATCAGCAAAATTTCGCATCACAATCTACAATGAAAAAGTTTGGTCTGGAAAACGGAGCCGATTTTATGTTACAAGGTACAGTTAACTCTATTGTAGATCAATACTCTAAAGAGAAAACAGTATACTACCAAGTAGATTTGGAGCTTACCAACATACAAACAAATGAAAAAGTTTGGATAGGCGATAAAAAAATCAAAAAATATATTGGTAAAAAATTGTAAGTAAAGCCACACCTAAACATTTATGAAAGCACTTAAAAGCAAACGTACCGTTGCCAAAACGTTACTACTACTGTTGTTAATAGGCTTTCAATCCTGCGGCACCTACAACACCAAAACCTCAGAAATTGAAAGCGACCTCTTTAACGGCAATTTTGATAAAGCTATTGCTGGTATAGAGGGTAATAAATTCCTCAAGAAAAAGAGGAACAAGCTTTTATACCTAATGGAAAAGGGTAAAGTAGAGCACCTACGTGGTAATTATAAGGCTAGTAATGCCTTACTAGAGCAAGCGTATATAATGATTGAAGATAGGATTAAAACAAACGTTGGGCAAGGTGTTGCATCAAAGTTTACCAATCCTATGGCTTTGCCTTATAAAGGGGAAGATTTTGAAAAAGTTACCATTCATTATTACAAAGCACTCAATTATTTTATGATGGGTATGCCCAATGAGGCACTTGTAGAGGCAAAAAGGATAAATTTAAAGCTGTATCAGCTTAACGAAAAATACAAAGAGAATAAAAATAAGTATAGCGAAGATGCTTTTTCGCAAATACTACAAGGTATAATTTACGAATCGGTAGGCGATATAAACAATGCTTTTATTGCCTACCGTAATGCCGAAGTAATATATACCAAACAGGGCGGTAGTTTTTTTGGTGTACCTATGCCCGAGCAACTTAAAAAGGACTTGTTACGTACATCGCACCAAATGGGTTTTACACAGGAGTATAACGACTACCGTGCTAAATTTAAAATTCTGGTTGAGGATGCTCCACAAAAAACAAGTGCAACAGATTATCAAGCACAATCAAAAGGTGAAGCCGTTATTTTTTGGGAAAACGGTATTGGTCCCGCCAAAGACCAAATAATAATAACAGCATCCGCTAGCGGAGGGATATTTTACGGGAGTTATATGGATGGCGACATACTGGAAGAAATAATTATTCCCGTACCCGTAGGTTCTAACATTGGTAATATAAATGCCATAGCCATTCCTAAATATCACAATAGAGGTAGCTACTACGAAAAAGCTGAGATTTTAGCGGATGGTAAAGCGCAGGAACTTAATTTGGCACAGGATTTTTACCCCATAGCAAAACAATCTTTAAAAGATAGAATGCTACGCGA
The Flavobacterium litorale genome window above contains:
- the mnmD gene encoding tRNA (5-methylaminomethyl-2-thiouridine)(34)-methyltransferase MnmD; amino-acid sequence: MKREIITTSDGSVTIYLPEIKETYHSRFGAIQEAYHVFIKNGLALTESEPVAILEIGFGTGLNAFITYLESKKNNQQIKYTGIEAYPIPKNEILQLNYITELNAEHERAAFEQLHNCKWEQEVNVSAIFTLCKQQQRFEDVVSVNSYDLIYFDAFGYHAQPELWSTAIFKKMFTALKSGGILVTYACRTSIKKAMEEAGFTTEKLPGPPGKREMLRAVKL
- a CDS encoding DUF4920 domain-containing protein, producing MKRIVMLTAVAVVMMSCQGNKENKVEDAETVAEITEVDNTATYENFGDEIVADNALDKAEMLKKYMSLKPGDTIDVKFKSSIKEVCQKKGCWMSMKLDDEKESFVKFKDYAFFVPLNAGEQEAVVNGKAFVSEISVAELKHYAKDGGKSQEEIDQITEPEVTYGFMADGVLIAK
- a CDS encoding branched-chain amino acid aminotransferase — its product is MSNNANDNIIIKKSETSKIDSVDFENLSFGNVFTDHMLICDYKQGIWEKPVIQPYEPFLIDPSAKVFHYGQAIFEGMKAYKDGNDDVWLFRPDQNYERFNKSAKRLAMPEVPEAVFMEGMKKLIELDKQWVKNEVGSSLYIRPFMIATGPGVVAAPAQFYRFMIILSPAKAYYSGEVKVIVAEHYSRAANGGIGAAKAAGNYSAQFYPTKLANEMGYQQIIWTDDATHTRLEEAGTMNVFFRINDTLYTAPTSERILDGVTRKSLIAIAERENIKVDVRPILVEELIAAAENGTLQEIFGSGTAAVVNPIVGFSYKEKYYELPKQENSLALQLKAMLNNIQYKLAEDTFGWTVKI
- a CDS encoding nucleoside triphosphate pyrophosphohydrolase family protein, translated to MKKQLEAVKTFHNAFGLGVSNVPKGSLSDNVNTLRYNLMKEENEEYLEAVENDDITEIADALGDMLYILCGTILEHGLQHKIEAVFDEIQRSNMSKLGADGKPIYREDGKVMKGPNYFKPDFATILNE
- a CDS encoding tetratricopeptide repeat-containing sensor histidine kinase; the encoded protein is MLLAFSTAFSQNSDQLLKLQEKLYSGNYEEFQSASKKIDSTSLSTQDKALYYYLNARALELNNEEGKAYEYLRASRKLYLSIDSVSKAMDINLDIAYLLQAQEGNTIPYKFYIEEYLSYAEKIQDTLKMVKGYGNMAMCHAANNNYDISIDYYKKGLNLLDYTDFKTVKSSFYNNLANLYNEKLNQPDAGIYYLKKDIEILKEINAPAEDYFHNYVNLASSYRHKKDFITANKYLRLADSLPLQNYEIKSKLIIYDNFQENYAELSNYKEAYKYLLLTRKYTNSINTTEQNIAINDIHTKYKTKEKELENEILKQDAKTSKIFLYIIVGVLVVALVIGFLIIKNARRKEKISHQEKLIEKQKLEKALKDYELSTIDVMLEGQEKERQRIANELHDNLGSMLATLKINFENLKLRKTEAKDVEDKLYKKTDDLIEEAYQKVRRLAHAKNAGVFAREGLIPNVKKLTEKISIPKKIKFDFIAYGFDERLDNSLEIAIFRIVQELATNIIKHAQATEASIQLTQHDDVINIIIEDNGVGFDADNVNSVDGMGIASIRKKTEQLGGSFTIDSTTGKGTTILIDLPI
- a CDS encoding response regulator transcription factor; amino-acid sequence: MINLIIAEDHQSLIDGIKVFLEYEEDICVVGEANDGERLLELVYSKKPDVVLTDIRMPKIDGITATRLIKKRLPSCHVVAFSMFEQDEAVLQMEEAGASGYVTKNAALTTVATVIRGVMNGKTFFDPSIKRQEDKQTSKKATLSKREIEIMKLVGQGKTSQEIADLLFIGKTTVDTHRKNILKKLNLQGKSELLRYAMECKYDF
- a CDS encoding penicillin-binding protein activator LpoB: MKSGSLYLSLLFALSLTLTNCSTRKVQRVNENMVTDLSGRWNETDSRLTAEEITAELMEHAWYSTYASENSGKKPVLIVGMITNKSHEHIAIETFSKDIEKAIINSGRMKLVQAGNMREEIRAERADQQNFASQSTMKKFGLENGADFMLQGTVNSIVDQYSKEKTVYYQVDLELTNIQTNEKVWIGDKKIKKYIGKKL
- a CDS encoding COG3014 family protein, which translates into the protein MKALKSKRTVAKTLLLLLLIGFQSCGTYNTKTSEIESDLFNGNFDKAIAGIEGNKFLKKKRNKLLYLMEKGKVEHLRGNYKASNALLEQAYIMIEDRIKTNVGQGVASKFTNPMALPYKGEDFEKVTIHYYKALNYFMMGMPNEALVEAKRINLKLYQLNEKYKENKNKYSEDAFSQILQGIIYESVGDINNAFIAYRNAEVIYTKQGGSFFGVPMPEQLKKDLLRTSHQMGFTQEYNDYRAKFKILVEDAPQKTSATDYQAQSKGEAVIFWENGIGPAKDQIIITASASGGIFYGSYMDGDILEEIIIPVPVGSNIGNINAIAIPKYHNRGSYYEKAEILADGKAQELNLAQDFYPIAKQSLKDRMLRETVDLITRFAAKKAASAGLGEIGKQLLGDTGGELIQLGADVAGVATEKADTRNWQSLPATISYTRVPLHEGENEFVIRKYGEMGIDTDTIRIPYKRGLQIVSYFDIGRTQVIPITTTNKALTKSNSNNKLQQNSFALQKGQTSQNKLAVPPTTKTIKINGAILDKYNTWMDGGDGIFYKVIPNQVDKDGRKVYAKKIIFKSYNASTKTVTFTVTEVPFEDSFTEVDKDEYYKNASNSKNAKQYFKITESVKPEEEIEIATVYQTDPDFYITLFNVE